Proteins found in one Thalassophryne amazonica chromosome 1, fThaAma1.1, whole genome shotgun sequence genomic segment:
- the LOC117507638 gene encoding regulator of G-protein signaling 20, with the protein MGSERVEMRKRQMQVHQEAAASVLQARHRMGNTPGNASNACCFCWCCCCSCSCLTVRSEDETIQRPTLQPQIEKNTNCDESPKPSLEEARSWSTSFEKVMKSAAGRSCFRQFLRTEFSEENMMFWLACEELKKETNKTVVEDKVRQIYEDFISILSPKEVSLDSRVRDVINRNMLEPTSHTFDDAQQQIYTLMQRDSYPRFINSTAYTDLMKNLEEPPPEP; encoded by the exons ATGGGCTCAGAGCGGGTGGAGATGCGTAAGAGACAGATGCAGGTTCATCAGGAAGCAGCTGCCAGTGTCCTCCAAGCGCGCCACAGGATGGGAAACACCCCCGGCAACGCTTCCAACGCCTGCTGCTTctgctggtgctgctgctgcagctgctcctg CTTGACTGTTCGCAGTGAGGATGAGACAATACAAAGGCCCACGTTGCAACCGCAAATAGAGAAAAATACTAATTGCGATGAAAG CCCAAAACCTAGTTTGGAGGAAGCTCGATCCTGGTCAACATCCTTTGAAAAGGTGATGAAAAGTGCCGCGGGGCGTAGCTGCTTCAGGCAGTTCCTACGGACCGAGTTCAGTGAAGAGAACATGATGTTCTGGCTGGCCTGTGAAGAGCTCAAAAAGGAGACAAACAAGACTGTGGTGGAAGACAAGGTTCGTCAGATATACGAGGACTTCATCTCAATCCTTTCTCCGAAAGAG GTTAGCCTGGATTCACGCGTCCGAGATGTGATTAATCGCAACATGCTGGAGCCGACCTCGCACACGTTTGACGACGCTCAGCAGCAGATCTACACGCTGATGCAAAGAGACTCGTATCCTCGCTTCATAAACTCTACGGCATACACAGATCTAATGAAGAACCTGGAAGAGCCTCCTCCTGAGCCATAG
- the lypla1 gene encoding acyl-protein thioesterase 1, with product MCGNNMSAPLPAIVPAARKATAVVIFLHGLGDTGQGWAEAFAGIRIPHVKYICPHAPTMPVSLNMRMSMPSWFDIYGLNPDADEDEAGIKRASENIKALIDQEVKNGIPSHRIMLGGFSQGGALSLYTALTTQQKLAGVVALSCWLPIRNSFPQASANSANKDMHVLQCHGDADPLVPLIFGSQTAEKLKSLINPANITFKMYRGLPHSACPEEMVDIKRFIEKQLPPIRDE from the exons ATGTGCGGAAACAACATGTCAGCACCTCTACCTGCCATTGTGCCTGCCGCTCGGAAAGCCACTGCGGTG GTGATATTCCTTCATGGCCTGGGTGACACTGG ACAAGGCTGGGCTGAGGCATTCGCGGGCATCAGGATACCACATGTGAAATACATCTGCCCACATGC TCCCACCATGCCCGTCTCATTGAACATGAGAATGTCCATGCCTTCTTG GTTTGATATCTATGGCCTGAATCCAGATGCAGATGAGGATGAGGCTGGTATCAAAAGAGCATCCGAGAACA TTAAGGCCTTAATAGACCAAGAAGTGAAGAACGGAATACCTTCTCACAGAATTATGCTCGGTGGATTTTCACAG GGTGGAGCGTTGTCGCTCTACACTGCTCTGACCACTCAGCAGAAGCTGGCCGGGGTGGTTgcattaagctgctggcttcCCATCCGCAACTCCTTCCCTCag GCATCTGCGAACAGTGCTAACAAGGACATGCATGTTCTACAATGCCATGGTGATGCCGACCCGCTGGTCCCCTTAATATTTGGCAGCCAGACCGCAGAGAAGCTGAAAAGCCTCATCAACCCAGCCAACATCACCTTCAAGATGTATCGGGGTCTACCTCACAGCGCCTGTCCAGAG GAAATGGTGGACATCAAGCGGTTCATAGAGAAACAGCTTCCTCCCATCCGTGATGAGTGA